One window from the genome of Thermus sediminis encodes:
- the surE gene encoding 5'/3'-nucleotidase SurE, whose protein sequence is MGRRILVSNDDGIYSPGLWALAEAASLFGEVAVSAPDAEQSGAGHAISIAHPLRAYPHPAPFPAYRVRGTPADCVALGLHLLGPVDLVLSGVNLGSNLGHEIWHSGTVAAAKQGFLLGASAAAFSVRMNGEEPDFHALKPWIEDVLEVLLSLEGPFLVNVNLPLRPKGMLWTRQSVRRYEGLVVPEADPMGRPVYWFAAKPLTEAEEGTDRWAVEQGFVSLTPLRLDLTDEGKLSPRYRDVAHP, encoded by the coding sequence ATGGGACGAAGAATCCTGGTCAGCAACGACGACGGCATCTATAGCCCCGGGCTTTGGGCCTTGGCGGAGGCGGCGAGCCTGTTTGGCGAGGTGGCGGTGAGCGCCCCCGATGCGGAGCAGAGCGGGGCCGGGCACGCCATCTCCATCGCCCACCCCCTAAGGGCCTACCCCCACCCTGCTCCCTTCCCCGCCTACCGGGTCCGGGGGACCCCAGCGGACTGCGTGGCCCTGGGCCTCCACCTCCTGGGGCCGGTGGACCTGGTCCTCTCCGGGGTGAACCTGGGGAGCAACCTGGGCCACGAGATCTGGCACTCCGGCACCGTGGCCGCGGCCAAGCAGGGCTTCCTCCTGGGGGCCTCCGCCGCTGCCTTTAGCGTGCGCATGAACGGGGAGGAGCCGGACTTCCACGCCCTAAAACCTTGGATTGAGGACGTTCTAGAGGTCCTCCTCAGCCTCGAGGGGCCCTTCCTGGTGAACGTCAACCTGCCCCTCAGGCCCAAGGGGATGCTCTGGACCCGGCAGTCCGTGCGCCGCTACGAGGGCCTGGTGGTCCCCGAGGCCGACCCCATGGGCCGGCCCGTCTACTGGTTCGCCGCCAAGCCCCTCACCGAGGCCGAGGAGGGCACGGACCGCTGGGCGGTGGAGCAGGGCTTCGTGAGCCTCACCCCCTTGCGCCTGGACCTCACGGACGAGGGGAAGCTTTCTCCCAGGTACCGCGATGTGGCCCACCCTTAG
- a CDS encoding alkaline phosphatase: MKRRDLLKTAALLGSLSLAPKGLAQGAPQNAPALGRRYRNLIVFVYDGFSWEDYAIAQAYARRRLGRTLHLERLLARYPNGLLNTYSLTSYVTESSAAGNAFSCGVKTVNGGLAVHADGTPLKPFFAAAKEAGKAVGLVTTTTVTHATPASFVISNVDRNAENQIAEQYLAFGAEVYLGGGDRFFNPERRPDKKDLYGEFRKAGYGVVRAPEELRASNASKLLGVFSDSHVPYEVDRRFQGVKVPSLKEMVQAALPRLASYRNGFVLQVEAGRIDHANHLNDPAATLWDVLAADEALELLTSFVDQRPDTLLILVSDHATGVGALYGAGRSYLESSVGVDLLEGQKASFEQMGRVLGQNPDPAQVKEVFQAMKGVALTEEEAQMVVEAVTRRVHRPDGIRYGIQPANTMSWAMNQRNASRPDRPNIGWSSGHHTASPVIALLYGQGLRFLQLGLMDNTHVFRLMGEALGIRYQNPVMSEEEALEILRARPQGIRHPEDAWA, translated from the coding sequence ATGAAACGAAGGGACCTCCTCAAGACGGCGGCGCTCCTAGGAAGCCTGAGCCTGGCCCCCAAGGGCCTGGCCCAAGGGGCCCCGCAGAACGCCCCGGCCCTGGGCCGCAGGTACAGGAACCTCATCGTCTTCGTCTACGACGGCTTCTCCTGGGAGGACTACGCCATCGCTCAGGCCTACGCCAGGCGGCGCCTGGGGCGCACCCTCCACCTGGAGCGCCTCCTAGCCCGCTACCCGAACGGCCTCCTCAACACCTACAGCCTCACCAGCTACGTCACCGAGTCCAGCGCCGCCGGCAACGCCTTCTCCTGCGGGGTCAAGACGGTGAACGGGGGCCTGGCGGTCCATGCGGACGGCACCCCCCTGAAGCCCTTCTTCGCCGCCGCCAAGGAGGCGGGCAAGGCGGTGGGCCTGGTGACCACCACCACCGTCACCCACGCCACCCCCGCCAGCTTCGTGATCTCCAATGTGGACCGCAACGCGGAAAACCAGATCGCGGAGCAGTACCTGGCCTTCGGGGCCGAGGTCTACCTGGGGGGCGGGGACCGCTTCTTCAACCCCGAGAGGCGCCCTGACAAGAAGGACCTCTATGGGGAGTTCCGGAAGGCGGGGTATGGGGTGGTGCGCGCCCCGGAGGAGCTGCGGGCCAGCAACGCCTCCAAGCTCCTGGGGGTCTTCTCGGATAGCCACGTCCCCTACGAGGTGGACCGGCGCTTCCAGGGGGTGAAGGTCCCGAGCCTCAAGGAGATGGTCCAGGCGGCCCTTCCCCGCCTAGCCTCCTACCGCAACGGCTTCGTCCTGCAGGTGGAGGCGGGGCGCATTGACCACGCCAACCACCTGAACGACCCCGCCGCCACCCTTTGGGATGTCCTGGCCGCGGACGAGGCCCTGGAGCTCCTCACCAGCTTCGTGGATCAGCGCCCAGATACCCTCCTCATCCTGGTCTCCGACCACGCCACCGGGGTAGGGGCCCTCTACGGGGCGGGGCGGAGCTACCTGGAGAGCTCGGTGGGGGTAGACCTCCTCGAGGGCCAGAAGGCCAGCTTCGAGCAGATGGGCCGGGTCTTGGGACAGAACCCCGACCCTGCCCAGGTGAAGGAGGTCTTCCAGGCCATGAAGGGGGTGGCCCTCACCGAAGAAGAGGCCCAGATGGTGGTGGAGGCCGTCACCAGGAGGGTTCACCGCCCCGACGGCATCCGCTACGGCATCCAGCCCGCCAATACCATGTCCTGGGCCATGAACCAGCGGAACGCTAGCCGGCCTGACCGGCCCAACATCGGCTGGAGCTCGGGCCACCATACGGCGAGCCCGGTGATCGCCCTCCTCTACGGGCAGGGCCTCCGCTTCCTCCAGCTTGGCCTCATGGACAACACCCACGTCTTCCGCCTCATGGGCGAGGCCTTGGGTATCCGCTACCAGAATCCGGTGATGTCGGAGGAGGAGGCCTTGGAGATCCTGAGGGCAAGGCCTCAGGGGATCCGCCACCCTGAGGACGCTTGGGCTTAG
- a CDS encoding acyl-CoA dehydrogenase family protein, which produces MDFSLDQETAALRDRVRAFIEEAVIPREGEVARDLGRLEGVLGELQREARAWGLFLPQMPRELGGLGLS; this is translated from the coding sequence ATGGACTTCAGCCTGGACCAGGAAACGGCAGCGCTTAGGGACCGCGTGCGGGCCTTCATAGAGGAGGCTGTCATCCCCCGGGAGGGGGAGGTGGCCAGGGACCTGGGGCGCCTGGAGGGGGTCCTGGGGGAGCTCCAAAGGGAGGCCAGGGCCTGGGGCCTCTTCCTACCCCAAATGCCCCGGGAGTTGGGCGGGCTTGGGCTTTCCTAG
- a CDS encoding histidine phosphatase family protein: MRRRLLLLRHGEVDYFPGGRPVPPEEVGLTPRGRAQAEAVGELLQGVPLDRTVHSGLRRTQETAEIILKGRPVPLEAWPEFQEIRPGRLRDLEDPKGAFLQAFSPNDPSDRFLGGERYRDFLDRVLAAYARLLAQPWDTLLLVAHGGVIRALLSYALTGQRGFLPLEVHPCGLSVLDLDGEKALLRLHNLTPHDPLPKDRRTTMEALWEAYERE; the protein is encoded by the coding sequence ATGAGGCGCCGCCTCCTCCTCCTGCGCCACGGGGAGGTGGACTACTTCCCCGGAGGGCGGCCCGTCCCCCCGGAGGAGGTGGGCCTCACCCCCAGGGGCCGGGCCCAGGCCGAGGCCGTGGGGGAGCTCCTCCAAGGGGTCCCCCTGGACCGGACCGTCCACTCCGGGCTCAGGAGGACCCAGGAGACCGCCGAGATCATCCTGAAGGGCCGCCCCGTCCCCCTGGAGGCCTGGCCCGAGTTCCAGGAGATCCGCCCGGGAAGGCTTAGGGACCTGGAAGACCCCAAAGGGGCCTTCCTCCAGGCCTTCTCCCCCAATGACCCCTCGGACCGCTTCCTGGGCGGGGAGCGCTACCGGGACTTCCTGGACCGGGTCCTCGCCGCCTACGCCCGCCTCCTGGCCCAACCCTGGGACACCCTCCTCCTCGTGGCCCACGGCGGGGTGATCCGGGCCCTCCTCTCCTACGCCCTCACCGGGCAAAGGGGCTTCCTCCCCCTGGAGGTCCACCCCTGCGGCCTCTCCGTCCTGGACCTGGACGGGGAAAAGGCCCTCCTCCGCCTCCACAACCTCACCCCCCATGACCCCCTCCCCAAGGACCGCAGGACCACCATGGAGGCCCTCTGGGAGGCCTACGAGCGGGAATAA
- a CDS encoding DUF6285 domain-containing protein: MDRPTLDELLEAVGEFLEREVLPTVGDPRLRFQLLVALNALSIARREASQGEALKGEETAELQALLGKAGEREALLQELARRIRQGQAPEATPAFLKAHVRRKLLLANPKLLERYP, encoded by the coding sequence ATGGATAGGCCCACCCTGGACGAACTCCTGGAGGCGGTGGGGGAGTTCCTGGAACGGGAGGTCCTGCCCACCGTGGGCGACCCCAGGCTCCGCTTCCAGCTCCTGGTGGCCCTGAACGCCCTAAGCATCGCCCGCCGGGAAGCCTCTCAAGGGGAGGCCCTCAAGGGGGAAGAAACGGCGGAACTCCAGGCCCTTCTCGGGAAGGCCGGGGAGCGGGAGGCCCTCCTCCAGGAACTGGCCCGGAGGATCCGCCAGGGCCAGGCCCCCGAGGCCACCCCCGCCTTCCTCAAGGCCCACGTGCGGCGGAAGCTCCTCCTGGCCAACCCCAAGCTCCTGGAGCGCTACCCATGA
- a CDS encoding carbohydrate ABC transporter permease, producing the protein MIRASASTQAQARARRRKEEAWALGLLLPAFGLFFLFYVVPLGQAIWLSLHQEDLFGRDLRYSGLDNYRQVLQDPAFWRSAKTTLLFAALVVPLELLLGLLAALLVWRPYPGVALFRTLFFLTTAVPTAVAAVAWGWFLHPVGGYLNHVLRTLGLSPQPWLTNPDLALPTLAVVTAWAGVGFTAILLTAGLQNIPEEVLEAASVDGASPWTRFWRVVLPLLSPTLFLVGLLVLLKSLTAFGQIHLLTRGGPIESTMVWIYRVYQEAFFNFRFAYAAAQGLLLFLLLVVLAALQFRLLGRRVHYA; encoded by the coding sequence GTGATTAGGGCATCCGCATCCACGCAGGCGCAGGCCCGGGCCCGAAGGCGCAAGGAGGAAGCCTGGGCCTTGGGCCTCCTCCTCCCCGCCTTTGGCCTCTTCTTCCTCTTCTACGTGGTTCCCCTGGGCCAGGCGATCTGGCTCTCCCTCCACCAAGAGGACCTCTTCGGTCGGGACCTGCGCTATAGCGGGCTTGACAACTACCGCCAGGTGCTCCAAGACCCGGCCTTTTGGAGAAGCGCAAAGACCACCCTCCTCTTCGCCGCCCTGGTGGTACCCTTGGAGCTCCTCCTGGGCCTCCTCGCCGCCCTCCTGGTGTGGCGCCCCTACCCTGGGGTGGCCCTCTTCCGCACCCTCTTCTTCCTCACCACCGCCGTGCCCACCGCCGTGGCCGCAGTGGCCTGGGGCTGGTTCCTCCACCCCGTGGGAGGCTACCTAAACCACGTCCTGAGGACCCTAGGCCTTTCCCCCCAGCCTTGGCTCACCAACCCGGACCTGGCCCTCCCCACCTTGGCCGTGGTCACCGCCTGGGCGGGGGTGGGGTTCACGGCCATCCTCCTCACCGCGGGGCTCCAGAACATCCCCGAGGAGGTCCTGGAGGCAGCTAGCGTGGACGGGGCCAGCCCCTGGACCCGCTTCTGGAGGGTGGTCCTCCCCCTCCTTTCCCCCACCCTCTTCCTGGTGGGCCTCCTGGTCCTCCTGAAAAGCCTCACCGCCTTCGGCCAGATCCACCTGCTCACCCGCGGCGGGCCCATAGAGAGCACCATGGTTTGGATCTACCGGGTCTACCAGGAGGCCTTCTTCAACTTCCGCTTCGCCTACGCCGCCGCACAAGGGCTTCTCCTCTTCCTCCTCCTGGTGGTCCTGGCCGCCTTGCAGTTCCGGCTCCTTGGGAGGAGGGTGCACTATGCGTAG
- a CDS encoding glycosyltransferase family 2 protein, with amino-acid sequence MWPTLSVVLPTRNRPHLLRQALLSLLRQTYRRFEAVVAEDGEGEGLGVVEALKEPHIKGVWSGKRGQVGARLRALEVAQGDAVLFLDDDDLLLDPAYLYRVARALKGGEGVAYSGGLLLTPSEAIPYEPGPPGPWLLKDNRILASGTALPRKALQDLGGLDPQMGHYWDWDLWLRAFRAGLPFHYLPGPNVGVRVHGENQSYGANLESRRRDLSSLMAKHRLEGITLKDHLQLALTAS; translated from the coding sequence ATGTGGCCCACCCTTAGCGTGGTTCTGCCCACCCGGAACCGGCCCCACCTCCTCCGGCAGGCCCTCCTGAGCCTTCTCCGCCAGACCTATCGCAGATTTGAAGCCGTGGTGGCCGAAGACGGGGAAGGGGAGGGCCTTGGGGTGGTGGAGGCCCTCAAAGAGCCCCACATCAAGGGGGTATGGTCCGGGAAAAGGGGGCAGGTGGGGGCTAGGCTCCGGGCCCTGGAGGTGGCCCAAGGAGATGCTGTCCTCTTCCTGGACGACGACGACCTCCTCCTGGACCCCGCCTACCTCTACCGGGTGGCCCGGGCCCTGAAGGGGGGCGAGGGGGTGGCCTACTCCGGGGGCCTCCTCCTGACCCCAAGCGAGGCGATCCCCTACGAGCCCGGCCCCCCGGGGCCCTGGCTCCTCAAGGACAACCGCATCCTGGCCTCGGGGACCGCCCTGCCCCGCAAGGCCCTCCAGGACCTGGGGGGGCTTGACCCCCAGATGGGCCACTACTGGGACTGGGACCTCTGGCTCCGCGCCTTTAGGGCCGGGCTTCCCTTCCACTACCTCCCCGGGCCCAACGTGGGGGTGAGGGTCCACGGGGAGAACCAGAGCTACGGGGCCAACCTGGAGTCCAGGCGGCGGGACCTCTCCTCCCTCATGGCCAAACACCGCCTGGAGGGCATCACCCTCAAGGACCACCTCCAACTGGCCCTGACAGCCTCCTGA
- a CDS encoding glycerol-3-phosphate dehydrogenase/oxidase, with translation MTDREALFERLREPWDLLVLGGGATGAGVLWEATLRGLKAALVEAKDFASGTSSRSTKLLHGGVRYLELAVRRLDPRQLRLVREALGERRVVLGLAPHLARPLTLVTPLFRPLEIPYYWAGLKLYDLLSGRRWLAPSRYLPPGAVRALFPDLPPTLGGVAYADGQFEDFRLNLALILSALERGGVALNHAQAKALLLEGGRVRGAVVEDRLTGREVEVWAKAVVNATGPLADGVRRLLDPDLPPLLTPSSGAHLVLDYPLEAGLLLPRTRDGRVLFLLPYRGRALLGTTDLPAGPTPCPLPREEEVAYLLEEVRPYLGDLSGRVRAAWSGLRPLVGRGETRFLVRDHHIEARGGLYTLVGGKWTTFRLMARDLVERVAGDLGLTLPPSSSHATPLLGAGPRPPLDLPEGVAEHLYATYGVLAPKVAALGDRPLLPGLPYLEGEVVWAVGRELARKPLDVLARRMGLALLDREQALLALPRVVERMAPLLGWDEGRRRAEQEEAKEALPGLC, from the coding sequence GTGACGGACCGGGAAGCCCTCTTTGAAAGGCTAAGGGAACCCTGGGACCTCCTCGTCCTGGGGGGCGGGGCCACGGGGGCGGGGGTGTTGTGGGAGGCTACCCTGAGGGGCCTGAAGGCCGCCTTGGTGGAGGCGAAGGACTTCGCCTCGGGGACGAGCTCCCGCTCCACCAAGCTCCTCCACGGGGGGGTGCGGTACCTGGAGCTCGCGGTGCGGCGCCTGGACCCTCGCCAGCTCCGGTTGGTGCGGGAGGCCCTGGGGGAGAGGCGGGTGGTCCTGGGGCTCGCCCCCCACCTGGCCCGGCCCCTCACCCTGGTCACCCCCCTCTTCCGGCCCCTGGAGATCCCCTACTACTGGGCGGGCCTCAAGCTCTACGACCTCCTTTCGGGGAGGAGGTGGCTGGCCCCAAGCCGCTACCTCCCCCCGGGGGCGGTGCGGGCCCTCTTCCCCGACCTCCCGCCCACCCTGGGGGGCGTGGCCTACGCGGATGGGCAGTTTGAGGACTTCCGCCTGAACCTGGCCCTTATCCTCTCCGCCCTGGAGCGGGGGGGCGTGGCCCTGAACCACGCCCAGGCCAAGGCCCTCCTCCTGGAGGGGGGGAGGGTGCGGGGGGCGGTGGTGGAGGACCGCCTCACGGGGAGGGAGGTGGAGGTCTGGGCCAAGGCGGTGGTGAACGCCACCGGCCCTTTGGCGGACGGGGTGCGCCGCCTCCTGGACCCCGACCTCCCTCCCCTCCTCACCCCCTCTAGCGGGGCCCACCTGGTCCTGGACTACCCCTTGGAGGCGGGCCTCCTCCTCCCCCGGACCCGAGACGGCCGGGTCCTCTTCCTCTTGCCCTACCGGGGGAGGGCCCTCCTGGGGACCACGGACCTCCCCGCCGGGCCCACCCCCTGCCCCCTCCCCCGGGAGGAGGAGGTGGCCTACCTCCTGGAGGAGGTCCGCCCCTACCTGGGGGACCTCTCGGGCCGGGTGCGGGCGGCCTGGTCGGGCCTGAGGCCCCTGGTGGGGAGGGGGGAGACCCGGTTCCTCGTGCGGGACCACCACATAGAGGCCCGGGGGGGCCTCTACACCCTGGTGGGGGGGAAGTGGACCACCTTCCGCCTCATGGCCCGGGACCTGGTGGAGCGGGTGGCCGGGGACCTGGGCCTCACCCTCCCCCCCTCCTCCTCCCACGCCACCCCCCTCCTGGGGGCGGGCCCCAGGCCTCCTTTGGACCTTCCGGAAGGGGTGGCGGAGCACCTCTACGCCACCTACGGCGTCCTGGCCCCTAAGGTGGCGGCCCTTGGGGATAGGCCCCTCCTTCCCGGGCTGCCCTACCTGGAGGGGGAGGTGGTGTGGGCCGTGGGGCGGGAGCTTGCCAGGAAGCCCCTGGACGTCCTGGCCCGGAGGATGGGCCTGGCCCTCCTGGACCGGGAGCAGGCCCTCCTGGCCTTGCCCCGGGTGGTGGAGCGCATGGCCCCCCTCCTGGGCTGGGACGAGGGGCGGAGGCGGGCGGAGCAGGAGGAGGCCAAGGAAGCCCTGCCGGGGCTCTGCTAA
- a CDS encoding TIM barrel protein, with translation MDVRLSLHVRNLKAKAPLLEALGLGAEAYLDPELLEDDELFGKMPALSFPLSVHLPFWNLDLLSPDPEVAGLTLRRLLLGLERAVELGADRAVLHSGIPAGRTPEEALERAPILAEALRPVVRRARALGVALFLENTHEPDPASLRVVLEALPELGFCFDPSHAQVFSRTPAPEPWLALAPDHLHLNDHDGTYDRHWNLGRGVGRPEAWLGGCLEATLVLEVRGDPTPSLRWLEGFFDRALTEAP, from the coding sequence ATGGATGTCCGCCTAAGCCTCCACGTGCGGAACCTCAAGGCCAAGGCCCCCCTCCTGGAGGCCCTGGGCCTTGGGGCCGAGGCCTACCTGGACCCGGAGCTCCTGGAGGACGACGAGCTTTTCGGGAAAATGCCCGCCCTTTCCTTCCCCCTTTCCGTCCACCTTCCCTTCTGGAACTTGGACCTCCTCTCCCCGGACCCCGAGGTGGCGGGCCTCACCTTAAGGCGCCTCCTCTTGGGCCTGGAGCGGGCGGTGGAGCTGGGGGCGGACCGGGCGGTCCTCCACTCCGGCATCCCCGCGGGCCGCACCCCGGAGGAGGCCTTGGAAAGGGCCCCCATCCTGGCTGAGGCCCTGCGGCCGGTGGTGCGCCGGGCCCGGGCCCTGGGGGTGGCCCTCTTCCTAGAGAACACCCATGAGCCCGATCCCGCCTCCCTCAGGGTGGTCCTCGAGGCCCTGCCGGAACTGGGCTTCTGCTTTGACCCCAGCCACGCCCAGGTCTTCAGCCGCACCCCGGCTCCCGAACCCTGGCTGGCCCTGGCCCCGGACCACCTCCACCTCAATGACCACGACGGGACCTACGACCGCCACTGGAACCTGGGCCGGGGCGTGGGCCGCCCCGAGGCCTGGTTAGGAGGCTGCCTGGAGGCCACCCTGGTCCTCGAGGTCCGGGGGGACCCCACCCCCTCCCTGCGCTGGCTGGAGGGGTTTTTTGACCGAGCCTTGACGGAAGCCCCATAG
- a CDS encoding phosphotransferase — translation MILEEAGRSLLGPRALNAAAPDEGNMHLLHQVASEAQKRRYLHPLLAGEVRSGFAMTEPMGAGSDPSLLQTTARRKGRGFVLEGRKWYTTGAEGAAFFIVLARAEEGPTMFLVDRDHPGLRLLRTIPTMDHWSPGGHGEILLEGCEVGEEAVLGEVGKGFHYAELRLDPARLTHCMRWLGVGVRATELAQEYALRRESFGKRLAEHQGVQFMIADSHMELHAARLMVWHAAWKLDRGERIRHEASMAKVFVAEAVGRAVGRGPGGPDHGRPGHQRGHPPLHLLPGGTALPHLRRAQRGPPGQHRQAGPLQGAQAMREALEATLRELFGPGEILALRRLPGGASKEAWALDYRTGDGVLPLFLRRAGGGVIYSGTLPLAQEFRLLQIAHAHGVRVPKPLHYFPELEGREAFLMERLEGESIGTRIVRRPEYAQVRARLPEAMARELAAIHAIPLSEVGFLPPPSQPPWQEALALAYQDLDALGEPHPALEWGLRWLSQNPPSPRSPVLVHGDFRIGNLLVSREELLAVLDWEFAHLGDPREDLAWPLVRAWRFGEDARRLGGVGEVGPFLERYNALTGREVAPEELFW, via the coding sequence GTGATCCTGGAGGAGGCGGGGCGGAGCCTCTTGGGCCCCCGGGCCCTCAACGCCGCGGCCCCCGACGAGGGGAACATGCACCTCCTCCACCAGGTGGCCAGCGAGGCCCAAAAGCGCCGCTACCTCCACCCCCTCCTCGCAGGAGAGGTGCGGAGCGGCTTCGCCATGACCGAGCCCATGGGGGCGGGATCGGACCCTAGCCTCCTCCAGACCACGGCCCGGCGCAAGGGAAGGGGGTTTGTGCTGGAGGGGCGGAAGTGGTACACCACCGGGGCCGAGGGGGCGGCCTTCTTCATCGTCCTGGCCCGGGCGGAGGAGGGCCCCACCATGTTCCTGGTGGACCGGGACCACCCGGGCCTGAGGCTCCTCCGCACCATCCCCACCATGGACCACTGGAGCCCGGGGGGGCACGGAGAGATCCTCCTGGAGGGGTGCGAGGTGGGGGAGGAGGCGGTCTTGGGGGAGGTGGGCAAGGGCTTCCACTACGCCGAGCTCCGCCTGGACCCGGCCCGCCTCACCCACTGCATGCGCTGGCTGGGCGTGGGGGTGCGGGCCACGGAGCTGGCCCAGGAATACGCCCTGAGGCGGGAGTCCTTCGGGAAGCGGCTGGCGGAGCACCAGGGGGTGCAGTTCATGATCGCCGACAGCCACATGGAGCTCCACGCCGCCCGCCTCATGGTCTGGCACGCCGCCTGGAAGCTGGACCGGGGGGAGAGGATCCGCCACGAGGCCTCCATGGCTAAGGTCTTCGTGGCCGAGGCCGTGGGCCGGGCCGTGGGCCGTGGACCGGGCGGTCCAGATCACGGGCGGCCTGGGCATCAGCGAGGACATCCCCCTCTCCATCTTCTACCGGGAGGTACGGCCCTTCCGCATCTACGACGGGCCCAGCGAGGTCCACCGGGCCAGCATCGGCAAGCGGGCCCTCTTCAAGGGGCTCAGGCCATGAGGGAGGCCCTGGAGGCCACCCTTAGGGAACTCTTCGGGCCGGGGGAGATCCTCGCCCTGAGGCGCCTCCCCGGGGGGGCCTCCAAGGAGGCCTGGGCCCTGGACTACCGCACGGGGGATGGGGTCCTCCCCCTCTTCCTCCGGCGGGCGGGAGGGGGGGTGATCTACTCGGGAACCCTGCCCCTGGCTCAGGAGTTCCGCCTCCTCCAGATAGCCCACGCCCACGGGGTTAGGGTTCCCAAGCCCCTCCACTACTTCCCCGAGCTGGAGGGACGGGAAGCCTTCCTCATGGAACGGCTGGAGGGAGAGTCCATTGGGACCCGCATCGTCCGCCGGCCCGAGTACGCCCAGGTGCGGGCGCGCCTCCCCGAGGCCATGGCCCGGGAGCTGGCGGCCATCCACGCCATCCCCCTCTCCGAGGTGGGCTTTCTCCCCCCTCCCAGCCAACCCCCCTGGCAGGAGGCCTTGGCCCTGGCCTACCAGGACCTGGACGCCCTGGGCGAGCCCCATCCCGCGCTAGAGTGGGGGCTCCGTTGGCTCTCGCAAAACCCCCCGTCCCCCCGGTCCCCCGTGCTGGTGCACGGGGACTTCCGCATCGGCAACCTCCTCGTCAGCAGGGAGGAGCTCCTCGCCGTCCTGGACTGGGAGTTCGCCCACCTGGGCGACCCCCGGGAGGACCTGGCCTGGCCCCTGGTCCGGGCATGGCGCTTCGGCGAGGACGCCAGGCGCCTGGGAGGAGTGGGGGAGGTGGGCCCCTTCCTGGAACGCTACAACGCCCTCACGGGGAGGGAGGTGGCCCCGGAGGAGCTCTTCTGGTAG
- a CDS encoding MaoC family dehydratase yields MGMYFEDFEVGQRFVTAGRTVTEADIVNFAGVSGDYNPIHTDAEHAKETSFGQRIAHGLLVLAMLTGLRQRSGHFEGTLIAWLEVRNYRFLKPVFIGDTVHGETEILEKRETSKPDRGILVQRVRVVNQRGEAVHEGEFVTMVRRRPRG; encoded by the coding sequence ATGGGCATGTACTTTGAGGACTTTGAGGTGGGCCAGCGGTTTGTCACGGCCGGGCGCACGGTGACCGAGGCGGACATCGTCAACTTCGCCGGGGTCTCGGGAGACTACAATCCCATCCACACCGACGCCGAGCACGCCAAGGAGACCTCCTTTGGCCAGCGCATCGCCCATGGCCTTTTGGTGCTGGCCATGCTGACGGGCTTGAGGCAGCGCTCGGGCCACTTTGAGGGAACCCTCATCGCCTGGCTGGAGGTCCGGAACTACCGCTTCCTGAAGCCTGTCTTCATCGGGGACACGGTCCACGGGGAGACGGAGATCCTGGAGAAGCGGGAGACCTCCAAACCCGACCGAGGGATCTTGGTCCAGAGGGTGCGGGTGGTGAACCAAAGGGGTGAGGCGGTGCACGAAGGGGAGTTCGTGACCATGGTCCGGAGGAGGCCAAGGGGGTAA